The sequence below is a genomic window from Anaerohalosphaeraceae bacterium.
ATCGCCGGCCATAGTCGCCAGTTCATCCTGAATCCGCATCGTCGCCGCTCGGATGCTGGTGCTGAAACGGCGGAAGAAAAACAGATAAACCGGATAGGTCGCCAGGGCCGCCAGGGCCGTGGGCACATCGATTCGAAAAATAAAAAAGAGAATCGCAATCAGGGCGGCCGCATCCATCCACGTATTGGTCAGGGCCGTGCCGACCAGATTTTGAGCCAGGGCGATGTCGCTGATGAGACGGGAGACGATTTCTCCGCTGCGGTGCCGGCTGAAAAATGAGGCCGACAGCCGCAGGATGCGCCAGTACAGTTCATAGCGCAGATGAAACACGGCCCGATGGCTGGCCTTGTCTGCATAGATGTGCCGGATGTACACAAACGGCGCGTAAAAAAACAAGTACACGGCAGCCATCGCGCCGGTGCAAAACAGCAGCTGCCGCATTTTTTCTTCGGACGGCAGGGCTGGATTTAAGAACACACCGTCCACCAGATAGCGCGTCACCTGCGGGGTGAGCAGCGGCACCGTAAACTTGACAATCCCGCCCAGCACCGCCAGCACCAGATAGCCGCTGTACGGCCGGACGTATCCCAAAAAACGAATAAAATTGTTTCTTTTTTGAGCCATTCGGATTTTGCAAAACAGGTTTGCCTCCTCAAATCCCCCATTGTATCCGAAAAAATCCGACAAAAAAGTCGGTTTTTTGCGGAACACGCCTTTATGCGAGTATGCAAAAAGGAAGGGGGGATTCACCTTCCGGCAGAGCTGTCAGATTTTATCGGGCGTTTGGAGGCACAGGCATCGTTCAATATACTGAACGACCGCATCATCCTCGTTGGAGGCGATGATTTCATCCGCGTAGGGCTTGAGGGACTCGTGTGCATTGGCCACGGCGACAGCCCGGCCGGCCGTGCGGAACATCTGTACATCATTGATATGGTCGCCGAACACCACGACATTGTCCATCGAAAAGCCGTACATCCGAGCCAGCTCCGCCACGGCCTTGGATTTGCAGGCGGCGGCATCGTGAATCGTCAGCCACCAGTGGCCGTTGGAGTAAGGATTTTGAAAATGAAAGCATTCGAGCTGTTTGCCGTATTTTTCTTCCAGACACCGGGCCAGCCGCTCCACCAGCCGGTCCTCCCCCATCACTGCAAACGAGACCACCTGAAGCGAAAGCACTTTTTCCAGCGGTTCCATCCGACACAGGCGGGCACGGCTGTGCTCCATCAGGACCCCGTGAAACCAGCGCATC
It includes:
- a CDS encoding HAD hydrolase family protein, translated to MRWFHGVLMEHSRARLCRMEPLEKVLSLQVVSFAVMGEDRLVERLARCLEEKYGKQLECFHFQNPYSNGHWWLTIHDAAACKSKAVAELARMYGFSMDNVVVFGDHINDVQMFRTAGRAVAVANAHESLKPYADEIIASNEDDAVVQYIERCLCLQTPDKI